The Nostoc sp. 'Lobaria pulmonaria (5183) cyanobiont' DNA window TTAACCAGTTATTCCAAATCGAGATAATATTTTTCATTTTTATAAGTTTTGGCGCTTTCAGAAGATAATAAACAACACTCAGAGAGTGACATGAGTAAAGCATACAAGAGCAACCTGACCCTGGAACAATATGAATTGATTAGTGACCTGATTCCAGAAGCCAAACCGGGTGGTCGCTTTTCTTGAAGTCGATATGTGGGAAGTCCTGAATGGGATTTTTTATATTCTGTTAGAAGGAGTTAGATGGCGATCGCTAAGAAGGAGATTTTCCAGTTTGGCAGACAGTCTACATATATTTTCGTAATTGGCGCTGCATATGGAACTTGGCTAAAAATCCATGACAGTCTCAGGGAGTGGGTTCGGATAGAGAATGAACCTCACAAGAGTCTATCTGAAGCAATCGGGGATGCCAGAGGAGATTAGAGCAAGGATCTTCGACCACTTATTTACAACTAAAGAGGTTGGGAAAAGAACGGGATTAGGATTAGCGATCGCTCGTCAAATTGTCGAGGAAACCCATGATGGGCAGTTGAGTTGCAATTCTGTACTTGGCAAAGGAACAGAATTTGTCATTGAGATTCCAGTATTTTAACTAATTTGCGATTTTCCTCTCAATGCATAACGCTTCCAATTTCTTCGTAATGCGGAGAACAGCAATAGCACAATTCTACAAAATCTGTATAACTTGATTCTAAATCAGGTATCGTTCAGAGTTAAAATGACACAATTGCGTAAAATTGTGGTTAAAACTACAAAAAATTGTTAAAACAACTAACTAATACCGCATTTCCAGCCTCGGTCTTCCGACTAGAGAGTGGTTTAACTTTTATTCATCAAGAAATTCCCACTACTCCTGTAGTTGTGGCGGATGTTTGGGTGCGTGCTGGAGCCAGCCTAGAGCCAAAACCTTGGTTTGGTATGGCGCACTTTTTAGAACACATGATTTTTAAAGGTACGGCGACGCTACCTCCTGGAATGTTCGATTCCAAAGTTGAAAACCGGGGTGGCGTGAGTAATGCGGCGACAAGCTATGATTATGCTCATTATTCACTCACCACAGCTGCCCCTTATTTAAAAGAGACTCTGCCCTACTTGGGAGAACTACTGCTCAATGCGGCAATTCCAGAAGATGAATTTAGCCGCGAACGGGACGTGGTGCTAGAGGAAATTCGCTCTTGTCAGGACGATTCTGACTGGATAGGCTTTCAAGCGCTGATTCAAAGCATCTATCCGCATCACCCTTACGGACGTTCGGTGCTGGGTACTGAGCAAGAACTGATGCAGCAATCGCCAGAAGCAATGCGCTGTTTTCACCGCACTCACTATCAGCCAGAAAACATGACAGTGGTAATTGCAGGCGGTATAGCCCAGCAACCAGTTTGGGAAATGGTAAATCATTCATTTGCTGATTTTGCCGAACGCTCGAGTTGTCCGCAGTTTGAGAAAGTGACAAAGCCAGTAATAACAGGAATTCACCGTCAAGAACTGTGTTTACCACGCATAGAGCAAGCGCGATTGTTAATGGCGTGGCTAGTACCCGGAGTAGAAGATATCCGTACTGGCTATGGTTTAGATTTTTTGTCAGTTTTATTGGCAGAAGGGCGGACTTCGCGTTTAGTGCGCGATTTGCGAGAAGATTTGCAATTGGTACAGGGAATTTGCAGTAGTTTTTCTCTACAACGAGAATCAAGTTTATTTACAATTACTGCCTGGTTAGAACCAGAAAATCTGGAGGAAGTTGAGTCTTTAATTTGCGCTCATTTGGATGATTTGCTGACTAGAGGAATTAGCGAACAAGAACTTGCTCGTATACGCAGACTTCTATGTAATGAGTATGCGTTTTCTACTGAAACACCAAATCAACTGACGGGGCT harbors:
- a CDS encoding M16 family metallopeptidase encodes the protein MLKQLTNTAFPASVFRLESGLTFIHQEIPTTPVVVADVWVRAGASLEPKPWFGMAHFLEHMIFKGTATLPPGMFDSKVENRGGVSNAATSYDYAHYSLTTAAPYLKETLPYLGELLLNAAIPEDEFSRERDVVLEEIRSCQDDSDWIGFQALIQSIYPHHPYGRSVLGTEQELMQQSPEAMRCFHRTHYQPENMTVVIAGGIAQQPVWEMVNHSFADFAERSSCPQFEKVTKPVITGIHRQELCLPRIEQARLLMAWLVPGVEDIRTGYGLDFLSVLLAEGRTSRLVRDLREDLQLVQGICSSFSLQRESSLFTITAWLEPENLEEVESLICAHLDDLLTRGISEQELARIRRLLCNEYAFSTETPNQLTGLYGYYNTIAQAELAVTYPQQIQSFDAKELQKLAKQYLSPENYAVTVLKPC